Below is a genomic region from Pseudomonas extremaustralis.
GTATAAGGCGGGATCAGCTCGCCAGCACCGTCGGCGCCATAGGCCTGGGCCGATGGAATCACCAGGCGCCATTTCGCACCCACCGGCATCTGTTGCAGTGCACTGCTCCAGCCGCTGATCACACTGTCCAGGCGGAACCATTGGGGCTGCGTGCTCTGATCGAACACCGTACCGTCGGGTAGCCGTCCCACGTAGTTCACTTGAACCTGGTCGCTGGCCATCGGCTTATTGCCCGTGCCGGCCGTGAGTTCTGTGAGCAGGATACCGTCCGCCAATTCGCGTACACCTTTTGCGGCTTTTTCCTTGGCCAGAAACTGTTGTTCGGCAGCCAGTGCTTTTTCGCTTTTGGGGGCTTGCGTGTCAGCTTCGCTCTGCGCTTCTTGCTGGGCAAGAATCTGTTCGATGCGCGCGTTATCCAACGCCAGCGGTTGGCCTTGATAGGCTTGCTTGAGGCCATCGATCAGGGCCTGGATCTGCAGGTCGGGAACCTCTTGGCGCAGCCGCTCGCCCAGGCTGGCACCCAGGCTGTAGGCGAGATCGTGCTGAGTCTGCGCCGGGGTTTGGGGCGGCGACTGTTCGTTCGCATGGGCCACCGAAATCGCCAGGCCAAGCACAAGAAAAAGGTAACGCGACATGGGTGTTCTCCCGCCGAAAGTGCGACGGATTATGCCAGTGCGAGGAGGTAAAAAGTGCCGCGTATTTTCGTTATATCGATAAGAATTTTCGTAGGGTGCAACGCAAGGCAAACGATACTGTCAACATGCCCTAGCGGCGGTAAGAGCAGAGGGCTAGTATGAGCCGCACCCACGTCAGCCAGGAGGTAAACCATGTCGGCCAAACAGAAGCCTGTTAATACCCCGTTGCATCTACTTCAACAACTTTCGGGCAGCTTGCTCGAACATCTGGAAAGCGCCTGTTCTCAAGCGTTGGCCGATGCAGAAAAACTGCTCGCCAAGCTGGAAAAACAACGCGGTAAAGCGCAAGAAAAACTGCACAAATCCCGCACCAAACTGCAAGACGCCGCCACTGCCGGCAAGGCCAAGGCACAAGCCAAAGCCAAGGACGCCGTCAAAGAACTCGAGGATCTGCTGGACGCTCTCAAGGATCGTCAGGCTGAAACCCGCGCCTATATTTCCCAACTCAAGAAAGATGCCCAGGAAAGCCTGAAACTGGCCCAGGGCGTTGGTCGTGTGAAGGAAGCCGTGACTAAAGTGCTGGGCGCTCGTACCCCTGCAAAAGCTGTTGCAGCAAGCCCGGTGAAAAAGCCGGCAAGCAAAGCAGTTGCCGCCAAGGCCCCTGCCAAGCCAGTTGCCAAAACCGCTGCTGCAAAACCAGCCGCCAAGCCAGTTGCCAAAACCGCTGCTGCAAAACCAGCCGCCAAGCCAGTTGCCAAAACCGCTGCTGCAAAACCAGCCGCCAAGCCAGTTGCCAAAACCGCTGCTGCAAAACCAGCCGCCAAGCCAGCTGCCAAAACTGCTGCTGCGAAACCAGCCGCCAAGCCAGCTGCCAAAGCTGCTGCTGCGAAACCAGCCGCCAAGCCAGCTGCCAAAGCTGCTGCTGCGAAACCAGCCGCCAAGCCAGTTGCCAAAGCTGCTGCTGCGAAACCAGCCGCCAAGCCAGCCGCCAAAACTGCTGCTGCGAAACCAGCTGCTAAGCCAGTCGCCAAAGCTGCTGCCGCGAAACCAGCCGCCAAGCCAGTTGCTAAAGCTGCTGCTGCGAAACCAGCGGCCAAGCCAGTTGCCAAAGCTGCTGCTGCGAAACCAGCCGCCAAGCCAGTTGCTAAAGCTGCTGCTGCAAAACCAGCGGCCAAGCCAGCCGCTCCAGCAGCACCTGCTGCTACTCCTGCGCCCACCGCGCCGGCGAGCAGCGCTCCTGCGGCGGTAGTGCCAAGCACCACCCCAACCAGCGCTTCCTAAGTGCCGGTGACCATGGCGCGCAGCCGCAGCAGCGCGTCATGGTCAAGGTTGGTGGCATTCTCAGCCGCCAGCCCTTCCAGCCATCGCGGGTAACCCATCGTCTCTGTGATCGGCCATGTTTGTGCCAACGCTTCCAGTCGCATCAGTAGCGTTCTTTCGGCGTCCAGCTCCAGGGCTTTGACCCGCTCCCGCAACACCGCCAATTGCTCATCCTGCTGCGCCATGGCGCGCCATTGCCCGCGCATCTGTCGCAACGGCTCGACCACCTGCGCCTGCCACGGCCGGGCGAGCTGTTGCAGTGCCTGCGCGCGCCCCGGCTCAAACGCAACACCGCGCTGTTCCAGCCACGCGCCGCACAGTAACAGGCACACATCCGCGCCTTGCGCCTGCAAGCGCAGGCAAGCGGCTTCGACGCCGGGGCGGGCGTAAGTCGAGAGGGCAAAGCTCCACAGGTCAGCGCACATATTCACACCCAAGCCAGCGGCCAACGAAGCTGGTAGACTCCGCCGCCATTATGATCCGACTTCAAAGCCTAACATTACAGCGTGGCCCGCAACGTCTTCTCGAAGACGCCGAGCTGACCCTGCACGCCGGTCACAAAGCCGGCCTGATCGGTGCCAACGGCGCCGGCAAATCCACATTGTTCGCCCTGTTGCTCGGTGAGCTGACCCCTGATTCCGGGGACTGCCTGCTGCCGGCCGACTGGCGCATCGCCCACATGCGCCAGGAGATCGATACCCTGGACCGCATCGCGATCGACTATGTGCTCGATGGCGACCTGCGTCTGCGCCAGGTGCAACACGACCTGGCCGAGGCCGAGAAAGCCCAGGACGGTGCCGCCCAGGCCCGCCTGCACGCTGAACTCGACAGCGCCGACGGCTACACCGCCGATGCCCGTGCGCGCAAGATGCTCGCCGGCCTGGGCTTTACCAATGAACAGATGGACCGCCCGGTCGCTGACTTCTCCGGCGGCTGGCGCATGCGCCTGAACCTGGCCCAGGCGCTGATGTGTCCCTCGGACCTGCTGCTGCTCGACGAACCGACCAACCACTTGGACCTCGATGCGATCCTGTGGCTGGAAGACTTCCTCAAGAGCTACCAGGGCACCTTGCTGCTGATTTCCCACGACCGGGATTTCCTCGACGCGGTGGTCGACAACATCGCCCATGTCGAACAGCAGAAAATCACCCTCTACCGTGGTGGCTACACCGCGTTCGAACGCGCCCGTGCCGAACGTCTGGCCCAGCAGCAACAGGCCTACGAGAAGCAGCAGGCGCAGCGTGCGCACATGGAAAGCTACATCGCCCGGTTCAAGGCCCAGGCCACCAAGGCCCGTCAGGCCCAGAGCCGGATCAAGGCGTTGGAGCGCATGGAGGAACTGTCGGCGGCCCACGTCGATTCGCCGTTCGATTTTGTGTTCCGCGAATCGGTGAAAATCTCCAGCCCCTTGCTCGATCTCTCGGATGCGCGCCTGGGTTACGGCGACAAAGTCATCCTGGAGAAGGTCAAGCTGCAGCTCACGCCGGGCGCACGCATCGGTTTGCTCGGGCCAAATGGCGCGGGTAAATCGACGCTGATCAAGAACCTGTCGGGCGAGTTGCAGCCGTTGGCCGGCCGCCTGACCCGAGGCGAGAACCTGGTGGTGGGCTACTTCGCCCAGCATCAGCTGGACTCCCTCGACGCCAAGGCCAGCCCGTTGTTGCACTTGCAGCGCCTGGCACCGACCGAACGCGAACAGACCCTGCGCGACTTCCTCGGCGGTTTCGATTTCCGTGGCGCGCGCATCGATGAACCGGTGCTGAATTTCTCCGGTGGCGAAAAAGCCCGCCTGGCCCTGGCCTTGATCGCCTGGGACCGGCCGAACCTGCTGCTGCTCGACGAACCGACCAACCACCTGGACCTGGAAATGCGCCTGGCGCTGACCATGGCCTTGCAGGAATTCAGCGGCGCGGTACTGGTGGTGTCTCACGATCGCCACTTGCTCAAGAGCACCACCGACAACTTCCTGCTGGTGGCCGATGGCAAAGTCGAAGAGTTCGACGGCGACCTCGACGACTACGCGCGCTGGCTGACGGATTACCGCCTGCGCAACGCGCCGACCAGCAACACCCCGGTCAACCCGGACAAAACCGACAAGAAGGCCCAACGCCAGGCCGCCGCCGCGCTGCGCCAACAACTGGCGCCGCACAAGCGCGAAGCCGACAAGCTGGAAGCCGAACTGGGCAAGGTGCACGAGCGCTTGGCCAAGATCGAAGCCAGCCTGGGCGACAGCGCCGTGTACGAGGCGGCACGCAAGGACGAACTGCGCGACCTGCTGGCCGAACAGGCCAAGCTCAAGGTGCGTGAAGGGCAATTGGAGGAGAGCTGGATGGAAGCCCTCGAACTGCTCGAAAGCCTGCAAGCGGAGCTGGAGGCGCTGTCCTGATGGAAGCGTTGCATCTGCCGCCACAATGGGTCGAACCCGTGTGGATCGGCGTGCAAATCCTGCTGATCCTGCTGGCCGGTTACCTTGCTCAGCGGTTTGTCGCCAAGGGCCTGACTCGCCTGGGGGAGCGTTACCCGTTGCCGCCGCAACTGCTGATGCCGCTGCGCGGGGGCTTGCGCTGGTTGATCATGGGCAGTGCGCTGATCTTTGTGCTGGGCCGCCTGGGTGTGTCCGCCACGGTGTTGTGGACGGCACTGTCAGGGTTTGTCGCGGTGGCGGCGGTGGCGTTTTTCGCCATGTGGTCGGTGCTGTCCAACCTGTTGTGCGCGATCCTGATTTTCACGGTCGGCCCGTTTCGCCTCGGTGACATCGTTGAGTTGGTCGACACCGTCGACAAACCTGGGGTGAAGGGGCGCGTGGTGGCGATCAATCTGCTCTACACCACGTTGATCGAAGTGGAAGACGCAGGCACCGGCAGCGCCATGGTGCAGGTACCTAACAGCCTGTTCTTCCAGCGCTCGGTGCGACGTTGGCCGGGTACCCATGTGTTTCCGGGCGACCGCTAGCGTTTACATCCTGTAAAAATCTATAGCCAGCGTTTGCTCGGCGGAGTTAGCTTAAGGCCCATCAGCAAACGCGCTCCTGAGGTATGTCATGGCACTCGATACGTGGCTGGCCTTTTTCCTGGCCAGTTGGATCATTTCCCTTTCCCCCGGCGCCGGCGCCATCGCCTCGATGTCCAGCGGCCTGCAATACGGTTTCCTACGCGGTTACTGGAATGCCATCGGCCTGCAAATCGGCCTGGCGATGCAGATTGCCGTGGTGGCGGGCGGTCTGGGGGCGATTCTGGCGGCGTCGTCTACCGCGTTTTATGCGATCAAATGGTTCGGTGTGGCGTACCTGGTGTACCTGGCCATCAAGCAATGGCGGGCCTTGCCCATGGATATGACCGATGACGCGGCCGTGCGCCCGGTCGGCAAGCCGATGGCAATGGTGTTCCGTGGCTTTCTGGTCAACGCCAGCAACCCCAAGGCCCTGGTGTTCATGCTGGCGGTGTTGCCGCAGTTCGTGAACCCGCAGGCGCCGCTGCTGATCCAGTACCTGATCCTCGGCGCGACCATGATCAGCGTCGACATGATCGTGATGGCGGGCTACACGGGGCTGGCGTCGAAAGTGTTGCGCCTGTTGCGCACGCCTAAACAGCAGAAGCGCATGAACCGCACCTTTGCCGGGTTGTTCGTGGGGGCTGCAGGTTTCCTGGCCAGCCTGCATCGCGCAACGGCCTGATTGACGAAACCGGATCAATATGTGGGAGGGAGCTTGCTCCCACATTGGTTTTGGGTTGTCCGCAGGATTGCGGCTCAGCGCAGAATCTTCGGCGCTTCATCCAGTGGCAGGTGGTTGCGCAGCGGCGGTTGGCCGGGGTCTTGATACCCGCCGCCCAATTGTTCCGCCAACTGCCGCGCCACATCCTCACCCAGCGCCTTCGACACTTCCTTCACCACCCGCGGCCGGTTCAGGCTCACGCGCACGTCGCGGCTGCTCACCAGTTTGGTGTCCTGGCCTTCACCCATGGCGGTGAACGCCGAGGTGATCTCGTAGGTGCGCGTATTAATCAGGCTGAAATCCGCCACCAGCGTCAGGCCCAGCACCGCCGAGTAGCTGTTGGTGTGGTCCAGGGCGTTGATGTCCTGGGTGAAGTCGATGTCTGACAGCGTGCCGAACAGCACGTAGTCCGCGCCCTTGAAATGACCGGCCTTGATGCGCTTGATCACGTCATACACGTCACCCTTGGCATCGGCGGTGTAGGGCGTGCCCTGCACCAGCTGGAACTGACGGGACTTGAGGATCTCGCCTTTGATGTCGCCGCTGAATTTACGCAGCTCGGTCTGTTCGATGTAGCTGGTACGGCTCTCGTACTCGCTGTAGTTCGACGCGCCGCTGGCGTGGTAGGCGCTGGCCTGAAAGTTGTTGCTGGCCGAAACCTGGTGGATGTACTCCTCGACCCGAGCCTCGTAGGCCAGGTCGGTCACCGCGATCTTCGGGGCGGCCGAGGCGCCGAAGGCGCACAGCAGGCCGATGATGCCGATCCATGCACGCATTGCTTAACGCTCCGTGGTTTTGCGGATTTCTTTTTCGTCCATCCATTCGGCCAGGCCGCTCTCGACGTCGATCAGCTGCAGGCTGAACTTGTAGAACACGTCCTTGTAGTCGGAACTGCGCTTGACGATGGAGCTGATGGAGCCTTCGAGGCGGTACTTGGCGGCGACCATGTTGCCGGTCTTGTTCACCGTGGACTTCTTGTACAGGCCGCTCTGGTTCTGCAGCTTGAGCTGGTCGACCTGGCTCTGCATGTCGGTGTTGTCGCTGGCGAAGCGCGCGGTGCCGGTCTTCATCAGTTGGGTCTTGATCGACGTGGTGATCTCGCGGGTGTCGATGTACTCGCTGGTCTTGT
It encodes:
- a CDS encoding AlgP family protein, with the translated sequence MSAKQKPVNTPLHLLQQLSGSLLEHLESACSQALADAEKLLAKLEKQRGKAQEKLHKSRTKLQDAATAGKAKAQAKAKDAVKELEDLLDALKDRQAETRAYISQLKKDAQESLKLAQGVGRVKEAVTKVLGARTPAKAVAASPVKKPASKAVAAKAPAKPVAKTAAAKPAAKPVAKTAAAKPAAKPVAKTAAAKPAAKPVAKTAAAKPAAKPAAKTAAAKPAAKPAAKAAAAKPAAKPAAKAAAAKPAAKPVAKAAAAKPAAKPAAKTAAAKPAAKPVAKAAAAKPAAKPVAKAAAAKPAAKPVAKAAAAKPAAKPVAKAAAAKPAAKPAAPAAPAATPAPTAPASSAPAAVVPSTTPTSAS
- a CDS encoding TIGR02444 family protein, translated to MCADLWSFALSTYARPGVEAACLRLQAQGADVCLLLCGAWLEQRGVAFEPGRAQALQQLARPWQAQVVEPLRQMRGQWRAMAQQDEQLAVLRERVKALELDAERTLLMRLEALAQTWPITETMGYPRWLEGLAAENATNLDHDALLRLRAMVTGT
- a CDS encoding FKBP-type peptidyl-prolyl cis-trans isomerase; amino-acid sequence: MSRYLFLVLGLAISVAHANEQSPPQTPAQTQHDLAYSLGASLGERLRQEVPDLQIQALIDGLKQAYQGQPLALDNARIEQILAQQEAQSEADTQAPKSEKALAAEQQFLAKEKAAKGVRELADGILLTELTAGTGNKPMASDQVQVNYVGRLPDGTVFDQSTQPQWFRLDSVISGWSSALQQMPVGAKWRLVIPSAQAYGADGAGELIPPYTPLVFEIELLGTRP
- a CDS encoding LysE family transporter, which encodes MALDTWLAFFLASWIISLSPGAGAIASMSSGLQYGFLRGYWNAIGLQIGLAMQIAVVAGGLGAILAASSTAFYAIKWFGVAYLVYLAIKQWRALPMDMTDDAAVRPVGKPMAMVFRGFLVNASNPKALVFMLAVLPQFVNPQAPLLIQYLILGATMISVDMIVMAGYTGLASKVLRLLRTPKQQKRMNRTFAGLFVGAAGFLASLHRATA
- a CDS encoding mechanosensitive ion channel family protein encodes the protein MEALHLPPQWVEPVWIGVQILLILLAGYLAQRFVAKGLTRLGERYPLPPQLLMPLRGGLRWLIMGSALIFVLGRLGVSATVLWTALSGFVAVAAVAFFAMWSVLSNLLCAILIFTVGPFRLGDIVELVDTVDKPGVKGRVVAINLLYTTLIEVEDAGTGSAMVQVPNSLFFQRSVRRWPGTHVFPGDR
- the lpoB gene encoding penicillin-binding protein activator LpoB, which produces MFARFSILAVVAVLASGCANTSPVLGGKNIGYGDTKAVELVTNEFGSTDLQMIAESMTRSLAQSGILQGRPVVQVYDVKNKTSEYIDTREITTSIKTQLMKTGTARFASDNTDMQSQVDQLKLQNQSGLYKKSTVNKTGNMVAAKYRLEGSISSIVKRSSDYKDVFYKFSLQLIDVESGLAEWMDEKEIRKTTER
- a CDS encoding ATP-binding cassette domain-containing protein, whose protein sequence is MIRLQSLTLQRGPQRLLEDAELTLHAGHKAGLIGANGAGKSTLFALLLGELTPDSGDCLLPADWRIAHMRQEIDTLDRIAIDYVLDGDLRLRQVQHDLAEAEKAQDGAAQARLHAELDSADGYTADARARKMLAGLGFTNEQMDRPVADFSGGWRMRLNLAQALMCPSDLLLLDEPTNHLDLDAILWLEDFLKSYQGTLLLISHDRDFLDAVVDNIAHVEQQKITLYRGGYTAFERARAERLAQQQQAYEKQQAQRAHMESYIARFKAQATKARQAQSRIKALERMEELSAAHVDSPFDFVFRESVKISSPLLDLSDARLGYGDKVILEKVKLQLTPGARIGLLGPNGAGKSTLIKNLSGELQPLAGRLTRGENLVVGYFAQHQLDSLDAKASPLLHLQRLAPTEREQTLRDFLGGFDFRGARIDEPVLNFSGGEKARLALALIAWDRPNLLLLDEPTNHLDLEMRLALTMALQEFSGAVLVVSHDRHLLKSTTDNFLLVADGKVEEFDGDLDDYARWLTDYRLRNAPTSNTPVNPDKTDKKAQRQAAAALRQQLAPHKREADKLEAELGKVHERLAKIEASLGDSAVYEAARKDELRDLLAEQAKLKVREGQLEESWMEALELLESLQAELEALS